gatagggcggaagtgcattttcagattttagattatgagggtacatacattttaaaaagaaaatgacccacattgatcagctatttactataaacgctgcaatatttcataaaaaaataagaattgtcatttttaatttcaccggtactttaaaatgaaaactttgtGAAAGGGCGTAATAGGGCCTctttaatgaaaaagaaaaaggaaaaataggCTTGTATACAGACTTAGTTTGAATTATCATTTCATATTAAGTTGAACTGCCTATCCCCTACTGATAAATGTAATATGTGCACACTAGCATGTTGTCACACTGAAGGAGCCGAATAAGCATTCTGACATACCATAATTTATTTCCTACAGCTTCCTTAGTGGGTACATAACCTATTATATCTATTTTCCTCTGTTACAACATTACAGTGACATTATTGTTAAGAACTGCAGTAGTCAGTACTATCTACTGTACAGTCATAGTAACTGTTGTAATTTGTTAGGAGCCAACATgtgcataaaatgtaaaaaatacagaaatatcataaaaatattttagagcttcTTTAACTATTTTAAGGGGTTACAGCGGTTACCATGGTCATTTTAGTAAGGGAGGGGGCGGAACTGTGTGAAAATGTTGATAATTTATATCTTCCAACGGGAGTGTTAGAGACAGACACCAAACATGGCGGCGCTCGGCAGCCGTGCAAATCGGCAAGAAAAtggtgaaaaacaaaacaaatctccTCTCGTATCACCTTTGAAAGTACGAGAACTTCTCAACGAAGGGGTCGCCTCAGAAAACAACGTGTTAAACTGGTAAGAGTTTTAATGTAGCCAAAGTGAAGTCAGTATGTGCGGGAGGAAAGCGGGGCAGGGGCGGTGAACAATCCAGTCGGCGGATAAATTTACTAGAAACTAATGAACGATTTGCACGTATTTGTGGCGTAATGGATGCATCCATAAAAACTGCATGTATGTTCAGATTACAATCACTCAAATTACTTAAATAGCTCATTTAAATGCATCGTAGATTACGTAATTTCTTTGTAAAACATCATTGATCTTTTGCATGCATGCACCTCACATTGACCGCATCTACCCATATGATCCACGTTTTGACTGATATAATGCATTTGTGTCAAATGTATATTCTGCTGTAAGGTATAATAGAAGAGTGCTATTTCACATGCATTCCATTCATGTCTAAAAATGGACAAACGTCAGTCCTGATTGAGTTTTGCATTCCTTTACATATCTCAGTTCACAGCAGGATCCGAGCACATAGTCTCCAAATGGCCTTGGCAATGCTCCTTGCGAGGCAGCGAACAAGGAAGCATTTTTCTTAAGAGTGGAGTCATACTCAATATCCTTTTATTCTTACTAACAGAGGATTTTGCTTTGAAAATACACACGTCAATGTCTAAAGATGGATTTTAATCTAGATCTTAATTTGGTAAAGATGAATCCTGAACATTTGGAATTGTGTCTCAGgttattttaagatgtttaataAAGCGTTCAGTTTATGAATCATCTCTACCAGACATgacataaatgaatgaaatccctAACAGAAATCGATTGCTGGTTTGTTGATTCTTTTAAATTTACGTATCTGTCCTTAACAAGAGCACTGTCTAAAATGGGCCGGAAAACCCAGTGTACTCTCTCCAATGAGATGTGCGCGATACGGCTGGATCAATGTAGACTGCGATATGTTAAAGTGTTGTAGTTGCCAGGCTTTTCTCTGTGCAAGCATTCAGCCAACACTGGACTTCCAGAAATGTGAGTTTTACCTTTCACGCCAAGTTTTGGTTCGGATCTGCTATCTTATCCAGTTAACTCAATAATTTGTTTACTCTTCAGACAAGGGACGGATTTCGGAGTTGCTGGAGCAACTTAAGACACAACATGAGAAATTCTGTTCTTGGCCAGATTTTCCATGTCCAGGTGAGGTTCACCAGCACTTTTATGACTGCCATTGTTCTCTTTGTTGCTTTAATCAGACAtagttattttgtttcatttttttgtagatCGATTCTGGATGGTTCCTATTAATGAACCTACAGTTCTGCTTGGTGCCTTTCTAGAACGTTTTAAGAGTGCTTGTCTTCTGGAACAGCAGTTGCCTGCTATGAAGCCGGAGCGGCTCAAAGCTATGGTATGATGCGTGTCCTCATGCCTTAGAGTACAAGAATCATTCAACTTTAACCCTTGTGTCTTAGATTTGTGGCTCAATCTGAATGTTTCTCTTTCCCAGACATTGACCGAAGATGTCATAAGTGTCCTTCTGCAGCTGATTGAAGATGAACATCTGAAGCAGGCAGGTTCTCCCTCTAAAGTCTCATCAGACCTGCTGTCTGTACAGGTGGCAGCATGCATTGTAGCTCTTTGTGGTTGGGCGGCCAGGTAAAGATCCAAACGATGATCTTTGACTGTGGTATTTTCTAGTGTATTGGTTTCTGGACTCAAAAAACTTCTCTCTGTATTACCTGATAGCCCAGCACTAAACGCTATGAATCTGCCTATCCTCACCTGTTCATATTGCATGAGAAAGGTTGGACTGTGGAACTTCTTTCAAATGGAGAGCTTTTCGGGAGAGGGTGAAAACCCACCGCAGTCTCCGACATGTGCCGCTACTTCGACTCCATCTCAAAGTACAGGTGGGGATAGGGGGACACCCACCTCACCATCTCAATCCCCCACGCCATGTCGCATGAAGCTGCGTAGTCAGGACTCTTTGCGGTCTGAGCAGGTTTGCTTAACCTGCATTTATCTTACTTAATGTGCTTGATCAATGAgtttatatattatactgtatattcttgcGTATGTTTCACACTAAAAACCTTttaagtagggctgggcgatatggcaaaaaagtaaactcgatagtttttttctatattgatcgataacgatatttatttcgatatatatttaattaaaaaactgtatttaaaataatctattttaaatacagtttattaacaaaagttaacctttaaccagttaaaattcaattaaatgaaatgcactgttgcaacacagaggatctAAGGCCACAAACAAcgtgtaccagttcattcagtctcattttgactcaattgactcgttaagtaaagggagtgttcattcactacattcaaccaatgaaaggactccgttactgcgtacattagaacgctattggctcagcacctgcgcacatacataccGCTGCAATAATGTATTGCTCGAGTattgggattcattcaatgtattcagtgaact
The nucleotide sequence above comes from Triplophysa rosa linkage group LG24, Trosa_1v2, whole genome shotgun sequence. Encoded proteins:
- the zc3hc1 gene encoding nuclear-interacting partner of ALK, translated to MRCARYGWINVDCDMLKCCSCQAFLCASIQPTLDFQKYKGRISELLEQLKTQHEKFCSWPDFPCPDRFWMVPINEPTVLLGAFLERFKSACLLEQQLPAMKPERLKAMTLTEDVISVLLQLIEDEHLKQAGSPSKVSSDLLSVQVAACIVALCGWAASPALNAMNLPILTCSYCMRKVGLWNFFQMESFSGEGENPPQSPTCAATSTPSQSTGGDRGTPTSPSQSPTPCRMKLRSQDSLRSEQMENTSSPLFPRTRTRESPIPHDELPSPLPRGKRPMTRSRGQGDSLTVDVPSSPQRKSKRPHLSSACCPEGFMHRNAFDPVAQHRDWCPWVSVEQEQGNPDGSVLVGSEAELPQPGWKAALTLFLSMKRSISPIGTSPSQGPHDKSKRVFSIFRQWQVSSPPQ